In Bacillus thuringiensis, the DNA window TCCGAATCGTAAAGATACGAGCCAATGGGTAGAGCTTGGATTATGTACTGATTTTAATTTAGAGAAAGGGGACTTCACTTATATTATCGGAATGGAAGTTACAGGCTTTGAAAATGTACCAAATGAAGTTGCAAAGCGTACTTTCCCAGCAGCGACATATGCCGTATTTACAACGCCGAAAGTTCCTCATGAAGAAATGGTATCGTCTATTCACCAAACGTGGAATGCTGTATTCTCAGAATGGTTCCCGCATTCAGGATACGAACATTGCGGTGTTACAGAGTTTGAACTATACGATGAGCGCTGCCATGAAGATAAGAGTGAGTTCGCTCAAGTAGAGCTTTGGATACCGGTGAAGAAGAAATAATAGAGCAAGGGCGAATCACTGTGGGTGGTTCGCTTTTTTATTTCGTAAAATTACAATTGGTGCAGCTCAGGGATAGGAAACAATTCTGTTTATAAGATGGGGTGCTATAGTTGTTAGTTTGTGTCGGTAAATCGATATATTTCAGAAATCGCCAATATAATTTCATTTACCGCTAAACTCCCCGATAAAAAAAGAAAAGGCACCACAAAGCACCTTTTCTACGAACGGAACGGAAACACAAGAATAATCGTCGTTCCTTTTCCTAGTTCGCTATCGATAGAAATCGTTCCGTTATGAGCATGAACGAGCTGTTTCGTAATAGCGAGGCCAAGTCCAGTTCCGATGTTACTTTCTTCTGTATTCGTTCCTCTGTAATACCGTTCAAATAGAAGTTCTTTCGTTTTATCATCCATTCCTTTTCCGTTATCTGAAATAGATAGTGTAAATGAATTTATATCTTGCGAAAGCTTTACGATTACATTAGTCGTTTCATTATTATGTTTTACAGCGTTTACTAGTAAATTTTCGATAATACGCTGGAACCATTTTTCTTCAATGAAATATTGAATTTTGTTTGAGCTCGGCACGAATTCAATATTTTGATTTTGAAGTGTCGGGTTATTAATGAATTGTAATAATACTTTTTGAACGAATTGATTCATTTCGATGTTTACGTGCTGAGCAGGAAGACTGTTATTTTTTAATTGATACGTTAAGCTTAAGTCGTCAATTAATGTAGTCATATATTGAGACTTTTCTTTCATAACGCTGCCGAATTGTTGAATGTCACGATCGGTCCAGTTGTACTGTTTTGATTCTAGTAATAATGCATAGCCGTATATAGAACTAAGTGGCGTTTTTAAATCGTGCGTTAGACCGGTAATCCATTCTTCACGTGTTTGCTGCAGTACTTGCCTCATCGCATCATTTTTTTTAAGTGTAATAGAAAGATGCTCTAGTGAATTTGTCACATCACTAAATAAGCGGAATGACCATTTTTCTTTACCGGATCGCCGGAACCTGACAGGTTTCCCTTTTTTACTAACAGGTTCTTCGTACTTTCCACCAGCGATGTTTTTAAGCCAGCGCATCGCATGGAGTAACGGTTTTCCAAATTTATTACCGTACCAAATAGAAAGAATGACTAAATAAACAAATACGATAAGAAGGATTAATCCGCATCCGATTAGAAACTTTTTAGTAAATACATCGTCTATTTCATCATCTGGGTAGTAGTACTCATTTTTGGCAGTTACAACAAGAAGATGATTGCTATTTGTGTCGTAAAAGCTAGACGTGTTTTCTTTATGATTCCACGGTTCCTTTTCGCTAAGAGCAGCTTGTATGACAGAAAACGTTCTTTTCTTTCCATCTGGATAGGAGAATACTTCTTTGCCATCACTATTAAAGATTTGAAGTGCTGCTTTTTCTTTAGAAAGTAACTGTTTTTCTTCTTCTGTTAATATGAACGAATCCGTAGATACAGACGGGTGCTCTTTCTGTATTGTTTTTAGTAATACATTGCTTTTTAACATACCGCCGTATATAACAAGTACGTTCTTTTCTTCTAGTTCAATTTCCCAATATGTAAATGTATAAGGGCTTTCTATATGATTCTGTATATACGAGAATAAAGATGTTTTCGTATAAGATGTCGGTACGTCACTCGGCGTATTAAAGTGATAGAGAACTTTTCCATTTTCCTCTACAACTTGAATCCAATCATTTTTTTCTTTAATTAAGTCTTTTACTTCAGCTTTTAACGAAATATCGCCATCTTCTGAAGAGATATATCTTGCAATCATAAAATTATCAGCATCTGGAATATTCGGTTCGTATGAAGTACTAGTAACAAGGAAAATTAAATAAGTGAAAGCAGCTACTACAGCAAGCAGTAATGTAACTAAAACAAATACGTGTTGCAGGATAAACTGTATAATAAGTCGTTTATTAAAGTTCATATCGTCACCCTACTTTGTAATGAACTTATAGCCAAGTCCGCGAACAGTTTTTATATATTCTGGTTTACTTGGGTCTTGTTCAATTTTTTCACGTAGTTTTCGAATGTGGACCATAACGGTATTGTCATCGCCATTGTAGGCAGGTGCTCCCCAAACTTTTTCGTATATTTCTTCTTTCGAAAATACATAGTTCGGATTCTCGCAAAAGAAGAGTAATAGCTGAAATAGCTGGGCGGAACATTCGACAATACGTCCATTTACTGTAAGTTCTGCGGAATGTTGATCAATTGCAAATCTGCCAAATGAACTGGAGTGTGCTTTTTGTTCGTGCGGCATTGTTTGTTTCATATGTCTTCGGAGTTGTGCTTTCATACGAGCGACTACTTCAAGTGGATTAAATGGCTTCGTAATATAATCATCTGCACCGTGTGAAAATCCAGATATTTTATCTAAATCAGATGTTTTAGCTGTGAGGAAGAAGATAGGGCAATCAGTTTTTTTGCGAATGATTGGACAAATATCAAAACCAGACTGACCAGGAAGCATGACATCTAAAATAATTAAATCGTAATCGTTTTGTTCAGTGAGAGATAAAGCTATTTCAGCCGATGTTGCAGTTGTAATATGAGAAAAACCTTCTTTTTCAAGAATGGTAGTTAGTAATTGTAAAATTGCTGTTTCATCATCAACGAGCAAAATATTTGCTTGATACATAAAGAATCCCTCCTAATTTCCTCGAATATCATATCATCTTTCTGTAACTTATGGAATTTTTAAGGAAATTTTAAGGTTTTCTTTCTCAAAAAATTAAGAATCAAATGATATGATAAAAGTAACATAGGGGAGGAGATGAGTGTGAACCCGTTTCAAACGATGCGAGCTAGATATTTTTTAATTGTATTTGCACTATTAACTTTAGTAGTTAGAGGCAGTAATGAATTGATAGAAAATACATTTCATATGCAAAATTCTTCTTTTATAAATATCCTTATATTCTATATTCTTCCGATTGCGTGGATCTTTTATGAGTATAGAAAACACCGTGTTTCCTTTTCAGTATTTATTAATAAAAATGAAACATTTAACCTGGTGCAAGTTTTATACATTACGATTATGTTATGCGTGTTTAGTTATGGGTATCTTATTTTGTACATGTATAGCTTTGCATGGATTACACCGGAATTTATTATGAACGCGTTACGTGAACCGATTATAGATAGTACAGGGGGATATGTATATCAAGTTATTATG includes these proteins:
- a CDS encoding sensor histidine kinase; the encoded protein is MNFNKRLIIQFILQHVFVLVTLLLAVVAAFTYLIFLVTSTSYEPNIPDADNFMIARYISSEDGDISLKAEVKDLIKEKNDWIQVVEENGKVLYHFNTPSDVPTSYTKTSLFSYIQNHIESPYTFTYWEIELEEKNVLVIYGGMLKSNVLLKTIQKEHPSVSTDSFILTEEEKQLLSKEKAALQIFNSDGKEVFSYPDGKKRTFSVIQAALSEKEPWNHKENTSSFYDTNSNHLLVVTAKNEYYYPDDEIDDVFTKKFLIGCGLILLIVFVYLVILSIWYGNKFGKPLLHAMRWLKNIAGGKYEEPVSKKGKPVRFRRSGKEKWSFRLFSDVTNSLEHLSITLKKNDAMRQVLQQTREEWITGLTHDLKTPLSSIYGYALLLESKQYNWTDRDIQQFGSVMKEKSQYMTTLIDDLSLTYQLKNNSLPAQHVNIEMNQFVQKVLLQFINNPTLQNQNIEFVPSSNKIQYFIEEKWFQRIIENLLVNAVKHNNETTNVIVKLSQDINSFTLSISDNGKGMDDKTKELLFERYYRGTNTEESNIGTGLGLAITKQLVHAHNGTISIDSELGKGTTIILVFPFRS
- a CDS encoding response regulator transcription factor, which codes for MYQANILLVDDETAILQLLTTILEKEGFSHITTATSAEIALSLTEQNDYDLIILDVMLPGQSGFDICPIIRKKTDCPIFFLTAKTSDLDKISGFSHGADDYITKPFNPLEVVARMKAQLRRHMKQTMPHEQKAHSSSFGRFAIDQHSAELTVNGRIVECSAQLFQLLLFFCENPNYVFSKEEIYEKVWGAPAYNGDDNTVMVHIRKLREKIEQDPSKPEYIKTVRGLGYKFITK